A window of the Mesorhizobium opportunistum WSM2075 genome harbors these coding sequences:
- a CDS encoding ABC transporter ATP-binding protein: MSEAPLLRVQDLSVAFSQGGGQSVAVDHISFDIAKGETVALVGESGSGKSVSALSVLKLLPYPSASHPSGKILFQGTDLLAMNEKQLRQVRGNKITMIFQEPMTSLNPLHTIEQQIVEILKLHQGMADRPAKARTLALLNEVGIRDPQKRLDAYPHQLSGGQRQRVMIAMALANEPELLIADEPTTALDVTVQAQILELLAGLKSRKGMSMLFITHDLGIVRKIADRVCVMTKGKIVETGPTKDIFANPQHPYTRHLLAAEPKGKPPAANADAKPVMTGKDIKVWFPIKQGFFRRTVDHVKAVDGIDVTVRAGQTLGVVGESGSGKTTLGLALARMISSTGTIQFNGRDINQLTFNAMRPLRRELQIVFQDPFGSLSPRMSIAEIIEEGLKIHEPKLSPDERDDKVAAVLKEVGLDPATRNRYPHEFSGGQRQRVAIARAMVLNPRFVMLDEPTSALDMSVQAQVVDLLRSLQAKHDLAYLFISHDLKVIRALANDVIVMRNGQIVEAGPSEQIFGNPQTDYTRALIAAAFKIETAPVGIVSQ, from the coding sequence ATGAGCGAAGCCCCCTTGCTCCGCGTCCAGGACCTCAGCGTCGCCTTCAGCCAGGGCGGCGGCCAGTCTGTCGCCGTCGACCACATCTCGTTCGACATCGCCAAGGGCGAGACGGTGGCGCTGGTCGGCGAATCCGGCTCCGGCAAGTCGGTGTCGGCGCTGTCGGTGCTGAAGCTGTTGCCCTATCCCAGCGCCAGCCATCCTTCGGGAAAGATCCTGTTCCAGGGCACCGACCTCCTGGCTATGAACGAGAAGCAGTTGCGCCAGGTGCGCGGCAACAAGATCACCATGATCTTCCAGGAGCCGATGACCTCGCTCAATCCGCTGCACACGATCGAGCAGCAGATCGTCGAGATCCTGAAGCTGCACCAGGGCATGGCCGACCGTCCGGCCAAGGCGCGCACGCTGGCCCTGCTCAACGAGGTCGGCATCCGCGATCCGCAGAAGCGGCTCGACGCCTACCCGCACCAGCTGTCGGGCGGCCAGCGCCAGCGCGTCATGATCGCCATGGCGCTGGCCAACGAGCCGGAACTGCTGATCGCCGACGAGCCGACGACGGCGCTCGACGTCACCGTGCAGGCGCAGATCCTCGAACTGCTCGCCGGCTTGAAGAGCCGCAAGGGCATGTCGATGCTGTTCATCACCCATGATCTCGGCATCGTGCGCAAGATCGCCGACCGGGTCTGCGTGATGACCAAGGGCAAGATCGTCGAGACCGGACCGACCAAGGACATCTTCGCCAACCCGCAGCACCCCTATACGCGTCACCTTCTGGCCGCCGAGCCGAAGGGCAAGCCGCCGGCCGCCAATGCCGACGCCAAGCCGGTCATGACCGGCAAGGACATCAAGGTCTGGTTCCCGATCAAGCAAGGCTTCTTCCGGCGCACCGTCGACCATGTGAAGGCGGTCGACGGCATCGATGTCACCGTGCGCGCCGGCCAGACGTTGGGCGTGGTCGGCGAATCCGGCTCCGGCAAGACGACGCTCGGCCTGGCGCTGGCGCGCATGATCTCGTCGACGGGAACCATCCAGTTCAACGGGCGCGACATCAACCAGCTCACCTTCAACGCCATGCGGCCGCTCAGGCGCGAATTGCAGATCGTCTTCCAGGATCCGTTCGGTTCCCTCAGCCCGCGCATGTCGATCGCCGAGATCATCGAGGAAGGCCTGAAGATCCACGAGCCGAAGCTGTCGCCCGACGAGCGGGACGACAAGGTGGCCGCCGTGCTGAAGGAGGTCGGGCTCGATCCGGCGACCCGCAACCGCTATCCGCACGAGTTCTCCGGCGGCCAGCGCCAGCGCGTCGCCATCGCGCGCGCCATGGTGCTCAATCCGCGCTTCGTCATGCTGGACGAGCCGACATCGGCGCTCGACATGAGCGTGCAGGCGCAGGTCGTCGACCTCCTGCGCAGCCTGCAGGCCAAGCACGACCTCGCCTATCTCTTCATCAGCCACGATCTCAAGGTCATCCGGGCGCTGGCCAACGACGTCATCGTCATGCGCAACGGCCAGATCGTCGAAGCCGGTCCTTCCGAACAGATTTTTGGAAATCCGCAAACCGACTATACTCGGGCGCTGATCGCGGCGGCCTTCAAGATAGAGACCGCTCCGGTCGGCATTGTCAGCCAGTGA
- a CDS encoding 2-hydroxyacid dehydrogenase, whose translation MEKGRILLAVTGFHPQRWRDLLSAEREVVLEPDGAKDPSITYAVVWKQRPNLLSSLPNLRAIFSIGAGVDHVFADPGLPDVPVVRVVADNLTQHMTEYVVWRVLDHHRQGMLYRSQQQKKIWHEPQQRAASDISVGIMGLGNLGRAAASVLLSLGFAVNGWSRTDRPMAGVATYCGEAGLIPFLKATDILVVLLPLTPDTQGIINYGVLKELRKRNGLGGSVLINAGRGRLQKDADIARALDDGTLKEASLDVFEVEPLPKTSPLWKHPKVFVTPHAAATSDPVHLAPIMLRQMDAFERGEKLDNLVDRKAGY comes from the coding sequence ATGGAAAAAGGCCGCATCCTGCTTGCCGTTACCGGCTTTCATCCACAGCGCTGGCGCGACCTGTTGTCGGCCGAGCGCGAGGTGGTGCTGGAGCCGGACGGCGCCAAGGATCCATCGATCACCTATGCGGTGGTGTGGAAGCAGAGGCCCAACCTGTTGTCGTCGCTGCCCAATCTGCGCGCCATCTTCTCGATCGGCGCCGGCGTCGACCATGTCTTCGCCGACCCCGGCCTGCCCGACGTGCCTGTCGTCAGGGTCGTCGCCGACAACCTTACCCAGCACATGACCGAATATGTCGTCTGGCGGGTGCTCGATCATCATCGCCAGGGCATGCTCTACCGTTCGCAGCAGCAGAAGAAGATCTGGCACGAGCCGCAGCAGAGGGCGGCTAGCGACATTTCCGTCGGCATCATGGGGCTCGGCAATCTCGGCCGCGCCGCGGCCTCGGTGCTCTTGTCGCTCGGTTTCGCGGTCAATGGCTGGTCGCGCACCGACCGGCCGATGGCGGGCGTGGCGACCTATTGCGGCGAGGCCGGATTGATCCCCTTCCTCAAGGCGACCGATATACTGGTGGTGCTGTTGCCGCTGACGCCGGACACGCAAGGCATCATCAACTACGGCGTGCTGAAGGAACTGCGGAAACGCAACGGTCTCGGCGGCTCGGTGCTGATCAATGCCGGACGCGGCCGCCTGCAGAAGGACGCCGACATCGCGCGGGCGCTGGACGACGGCACGCTGAAGGAAGCGAGCCTCGACGTGTTCGAGGTCGAACCGCTGCCGAAAACCAGTCCGCTGTGGAAACACCCAAAGGTGTTCGTGACACCGCACGCCGCGGCAACCTCGGACCCGGTCCACCTGGCGCCGATCATGCTGCGCCAGATGGACGCCTTCGAGCGCGGCGAAAAGCTCGATAACCTGGTGGACCGCAAGGCGGGGTATTAG
- a CDS encoding ATPase AAA gives MKLSDLGDRICVLGPSNSGKSTLADAIARKRGLEPVHLDLLHHLPDTDWEPRPKAEFIALHDAAIAGERWVMDGNYSICMPQRFQRATGLILLDISTPASLLRYFRRTLFEKERRGALQGGRDSVKWDMIRHIAVTTPKNRERYQALFEQADLPKLQLSSIKAIKQCFRKWDLAR, from the coding sequence ATGAAACTCTCGGACCTTGGAGACCGCATATGCGTCCTGGGACCGTCCAACAGCGGCAAGTCGACCCTGGCCGACGCGATTGCCCGCAAGCGTGGCCTGGAGCCCGTTCACCTCGACCTGCTTCATCATCTGCCCGACACCGACTGGGAACCGCGTCCAAAGGCCGAATTCATCGCCTTGCATGACGCCGCGATTGCCGGCGAACGCTGGGTGATGGACGGAAATTACTCGATCTGCATGCCGCAACGCTTTCAGCGGGCGACGGGACTGATCCTGCTGGATATCTCCACGCCGGCAAGCCTGCTGCGTTATTTCAGGCGAACGCTGTTCGAGAAGGAGAGGCGCGGTGCCCTGCAGGGCGGGCGCGACAGCGTCAAATGGGACATGATCCGCCATATCGCCGTGACCACGCCGAAAAACCGCGAACGCTACCAGGCGTTGTTCGAACAGGCAGACCTGCCAAAGTTGCAGTTGTCTTCCATCAAGGCGATCAAGCAATGCTTCCGCAAGTGGGATCTGGCCAGATGA
- a CDS encoding methyltransferase domain-containing protein, with product MKPLQTSSGDLNADRRADYAEMLFASGDHAQAAELLLGALELAPRWAMGWFRLGEMQQTSGRADLAAQAWATSLKLDPADRQGASLKLQLIGKGPAAPAPPSAFVETLFDHYAETFDTALVDRLGYRLPEFLDRQIRKARPGRFRLALDLGCGTGLMGERVRPIVDRLEGFDISAAMLRKARAKGIYDALVKADLQGFSYSGDKADLVTSADVLIYVGRLEALVETVAGLLAGGGLFAFSVETMAEAGDFALQTSRRYAHSQAYVRRTLEANGLSVLALEPTTIRLDRHEPVKGLAVVAGKAYAA from the coding sequence ATGAAGCCGCTTCAGACGTCGTCGGGCGATTTGAACGCTGATCGCCGTGCCGATTATGCCGAAATGCTCTTTGCCTCAGGCGATCACGCCCAGGCGGCCGAACTGCTGCTCGGCGCGCTGGAACTGGCACCGCGATGGGCGATGGGCTGGTTTCGCCTCGGTGAGATGCAGCAGACCTCAGGCAGGGCCGACCTGGCCGCGCAGGCCTGGGCGACGTCGCTGAAGCTCGATCCGGCGGACCGGCAGGGCGCATCCCTCAAGCTGCAGCTGATCGGCAAGGGGCCCGCGGCCCCGGCGCCGCCGAGTGCCTTTGTCGAAACGCTGTTCGACCATTATGCCGAAACCTTCGACACGGCACTGGTCGACAGGCTCGGCTACCGGCTGCCCGAGTTTCTTGACCGACAGATTCGCAAGGCAAGGCCGGGTCGCTTCCGCCTGGCGCTCGACCTTGGCTGCGGCACCGGGCTGATGGGCGAGCGGGTGAGGCCGATCGTCGACCGGCTGGAAGGGTTCGACATTTCCGCCGCGATGCTGAGGAAGGCGCGGGCAAAAGGCATCTATGACGCGCTGGTGAAGGCGGATCTGCAGGGATTCTCCTATTCGGGCGACAAGGCCGATCTGGTGACGTCGGCCGATGTGCTCATCTATGTCGGTCGCCTCGAAGCTCTGGTGGAGACGGTCGCCGGCCTGCTTGCCGGCGGCGGCCTGTTTGCCTTCTCCGTCGAAACCATGGCGGAGGCCGGCGACTTCGCGCTGCAGACGTCGCGGCGCTACGCCCATTCGCAAGCCTATGTCAGGCGCACGCTCGAGGCCAACGGGCTTTCGGTCCTGGCGCTGGAGCCGACGACCATCCGGCTGGACCGCCATGAGCCTGTCAAAGGGCTGGCCGTTGTGGCAGGGAAGGCTTACGCCGCCTGA
- a CDS encoding ligase-associated DNA damage response exonuclease has protein sequence MRASDLLHPRPEGLYCPPGDFFIDPVRPVNRALITHGHSDHARSGHRSVLATRQTLDIMGLRYGEDFAGTTQAARVGETIVLNGVDVSFHPAGHVLGSAQICVDHQGTRIVASGDYKRQKDATCAPFEPIRCDVFITEATFGLPVFRHPPDTEEIARLLKSAAQFPERTHLVGAYALGKAQRVMRLLRDAGYDKPLYIHGALAKLSDYYQSQGIELGMLEPATVEDGKGDFAGAIVVGPPAAFADRWARRFPDPISCFASGWMRIRQRAKQGGVELPLIISDHADWDELTATIKETGAGEIWVTHGREEALVRWCELEGIAARPLHLVGYEDEGD, from the coding sequence ATGCGCGCCAGCGACCTGCTTCACCCCCGGCCCGAAGGCCTCTACTGCCCGCCGGGCGATTTCTTCATCGATCCGGTGCGGCCGGTGAACCGGGCACTGATCACGCACGGCCATTCCGACCATGCACGTTCCGGCCACCGCTCGGTGCTGGCGACGCGGCAGACGCTCGACATCATGGGCCTGCGCTATGGCGAGGATTTTGCCGGGACGACCCAAGCCGCACGGGTTGGCGAAACGATCGTCCTCAACGGCGTCGACGTCAGCTTCCATCCGGCCGGCCATGTGCTGGGTTCGGCGCAGATATGCGTAGACCATCAGGGCACGCGCATCGTCGCCTCCGGCGACTACAAGCGGCAGAAGGATGCGACCTGCGCGCCGTTCGAGCCGATCCGCTGCGACGTGTTCATCACCGAGGCGACTTTCGGCCTGCCGGTGTTTCGCCATCCGCCCGATACGGAGGAGATCGCCCGCCTGCTGAAATCGGCCGCGCAATTCCCGGAGCGCACGCATCTGGTCGGCGCCTATGCTTTGGGCAAGGCGCAACGGGTGATGCGGCTGTTGCGCGACGCTGGCTACGACAAGCCGCTCTACATCCATGGCGCGCTGGCCAAGCTCAGCGACTATTATCAGAGCCAGGGCATCGAGCTGGGGATGCTCGAACCGGCGACGGTGGAAGACGGCAAGGGGGATTTTGCCGGCGCCATCGTGGTCGGCCCGCCGGCGGCTTTCGCCGACCGCTGGGCGCGGCGTTTTCCCGATCCGATCTCATGCTTCGCGTCAGGCTGGATGCGCATCCGCCAGCGCGCCAAGCAAGGTGGCGTCGAGCTGCCGCTGATCATCTCGGACCATGCCGACTGGGACGAGCTCACCGCCACCATCAAGGAGACCGGCGCCGGGGAAATCTGGGTCACCCATGGGCGCGAGGAAGCGCTGGTGCGCTGGTGCGAGCTGGAAGGCATCGCCGCGAGACCGTTGCATCTGGTGGGGTATGAGGACGAGGGCGATTGA
- a CDS encoding cisplatin damage response ATP-dependent DNA ligase, with translation MNRFAELLDRLVLTPSRNGKLTLLTDYFRSVEDPDRGLALAAITGDLNIAAIKPAMLRTLVTERMDPVLFGYSYDYVGDLAETVSLVWPQTSGHIPNREPTLGEVVAKLQAASRSDGPKILAGLLDSAGISSRFAIIKLVTGGLRIGVSARLAKQALADFGKVDVAEIEELWHGLSPPYTALFAWLEGKADKPHNTALALFRPVMLSNPIGDGDLEKLDPADYAAEWKWDGIRVQAVAEGGVRRLYSRTGDDVSGAFPDLADAMNFSATLDGELLVGDPREATGTFSDLQQRLNRKTVTPKMQQQYPAFMRCYDLLQIGGEDLRGLSFRERRTRLEAFMGTLDPSRFDLSPFVDFTDWQALEDLRRAPPHPIIEGVMLKRWDSAYVAGRPKGPWFKWKRDPHTVDAVLMYAQRGHGKRSSFYSDYTFGVWSGAEGEEELVPVGKAYFGFTDEELRQIDKYVRDNTVERFGPVRSVRADRDNGLVLEVAFEGLNRSTRHKSGVAMRFPRISRLRWDKPANEADRIETLQALLDR, from the coding sequence ATGAACCGCTTCGCCGAGCTTCTCGATCGCCTGGTGCTGACGCCGTCGCGCAATGGCAAGCTGACCTTGCTGACCGACTATTTCCGCAGCGTCGAGGACCCGGACCGCGGCCTGGCGCTGGCCGCCATCACAGGCGACCTCAACATAGCCGCGATCAAGCCGGCAATGCTGCGCACGCTGGTCACCGAACGCATGGACCCGGTGCTGTTCGGCTATTCCTATGACTATGTCGGCGATCTCGCCGAGACGGTGTCGCTGGTCTGGCCGCAGACATCGGGGCACATCCCGAACCGCGAGCCGACGCTTGGCGAGGTTGTGGCGAAACTGCAGGCGGCGAGCCGCTCGGACGGCCCGAAGATACTGGCGGGGCTGCTCGACAGTGCCGGCATCTCGTCGCGCTTCGCCATCATCAAGCTGGTCACCGGCGGCCTGCGCATCGGTGTGTCGGCGCGGCTCGCCAAACAGGCGCTGGCGGATTTCGGCAAGGTCGATGTCGCCGAGATCGAGGAGCTCTGGCACGGATTGTCGCCGCCTTACACGGCGCTGTTTGCCTGGCTGGAGGGCAAGGCCGACAAACCCCACAACACCGCGTTGGCGCTGTTCCGCCCGGTGATGCTGTCGAACCCGATCGGTGACGGCGATCTCGAAAAGCTTGATCCCGCCGACTATGCGGCGGAATGGAAATGGGACGGCATCCGCGTCCAGGCGGTGGCCGAAGGCGGTGTCCGCCGGCTCTATTCGCGCACCGGAGACGATGTCTCCGGCGCCTTTCCCGATCTTGCCGACGCCATGAATTTTTCGGCGACGCTCGACGGCGAGCTGCTGGTCGGCGATCCCAGAGAGGCGACAGGAACCTTTTCGGACCTGCAGCAGCGGCTGAACCGCAAGACGGTGACCCCGAAGATGCAGCAGCAATACCCGGCCTTCATGCGCTGCTACGACCTGCTGCAGATCGGCGGCGAGGATCTGCGCGGATTGTCGTTCCGCGAACGGCGCACCCGCCTCGAAGCCTTCATGGGGACGCTCGACCCGAGCCGCTTCGATCTGTCGCCCTTCGTCGACTTCACCGACTGGCAGGCGCTGGAGGATTTACGCCGGGCGCCGCCGCATCCGATCATCGAAGGGGTGATGCTCAAGCGCTGGGATTCGGCCTATGTCGCCGGCCGGCCGAAAGGCCCATGGTTCAAATGGAAGCGCGACCCGCACACGGTGGACGCGGTGCTGATGTATGCCCAGCGCGGCCATGGCAAGCGGTCGAGCTTCTACTCGGACTACACGTTCGGCGTCTGGTCCGGAGCCGAGGGCGAGGAGGAACTGGTGCCGGTAGGCAAGGCCTATTTCGGCTTCACCGACGAGGAGCTGAGGCAGATCGACAAATATGTCCGCGACAACACAGTCGAGCGTTTCGGACCGGTGCGCTCGGTGCGGGCCGACCGCGACAATGGGCTGGTGCTGGAAGTCGCCTTCGAAGGGCTCAACCGCTCGACCCGGCACAAATCCGGCGTCGCCATGCGCTTTCCCCGCATTTCGCGGCTGCGCTGGGACAAGCCGGCCAACGAGGCCGACCGAATCGAGACGCTGCAGGCACTGCTCGACCGATAG
- a CDS encoding YodC family protein has protein sequence MPNTFKTGDVVKLKSGGPKMTVSDGAASGVYLCHWFNKEGDVWTPQHAGFKSDQLVAADQST, from the coding sequence ATGCCCAACACTTTCAAGACCGGAGACGTCGTCAAGCTGAAGTCGGGAGGCCCGAAGATGACAGTCAGCGACGGTGCCGCTTCCGGCGTGTATCTGTGCCATTGGTTCAACAAGGAAGGCGACGTCTGGACACCCCAACATGCGGGTTTCAAATCGGACCAGTTGGTGGCCGCCGACCAATCGACATAA
- a CDS encoding EF-hand domain-containing protein, producing MIRSSILVAALSLLTVAAFAQTATQPPADAPPTTTPPAATPPAAAPAAPKAKPDLTLAKFQKRREKAIMAADTDGDGKISQPEWGAFQAKHNGKGDPAKSFARIDSNHDGFIDRAELDAFFAKRFAKLDKNGDGVLTADERPGHKSAPKPEQ from the coding sequence ATGATACGCAGTTCGATCCTTGTCGCTGCCTTGAGCCTGCTGACCGTGGCCGCCTTCGCCCAGACGGCGACGCAGCCCCCAGCCGACGCGCCCCCAACCACCACGCCGCCTGCCGCCACGCCGCCGGCTGCCGCCCCCGCCGCGCCGAAGGCCAAGCCCGACCTCACCCTGGCCAAGTTCCAGAAGCGGCGGGAGAAGGCGATCATGGCCGCCGACACGGACGGCGACGGCAAGATCAGCCAGCCAGAGTGGGGAGCCTTTCAGGCCAAGCACAACGGCAAGGGCGATCCCGCCAAATCCTTCGCGCGCATCGATTCGAACCATGACGGCTTCATCGATCGCGCCGAACTCGATGCCTTCTTCGCCAAGCGCTTCGCCAAGCTGGACAAGAATGGCGATGGCGTTCTGACGGCCGACGAGAGGCCAGGTCACAAATCCGCTCCCAAGCCGGAGCAATGA
- a CDS encoding RNA polymerase sigma factor — translation MSADPDEELVRRVGAGDPAAVQTLVARKLPRILSLAARMLGDAAEAEDVAQETFVRIWRHASSWRRGNARFDTWIHRVTLNLCYDRLRRRREWVTDDVPDVADPAPLPDAHPREDAFRVEQALQAIAPRQREAIVLVYYQEMSNMEAAATLEISVDALESLLSRGRRALQMILARDGVHD, via the coding sequence ATGAGCGCCGATCCGGACGAGGAGTTGGTTCGTCGGGTCGGTGCTGGCGATCCCGCGGCGGTGCAGACGCTCGTCGCGCGCAAGCTGCCGCGCATACTGTCGCTGGCCGCGCGCATGCTGGGCGACGCGGCGGAGGCCGAGGATGTCGCGCAGGAAACCTTCGTGCGCATCTGGCGCCACGCATCGAGCTGGCGGCGCGGCAATGCACGCTTCGACACCTGGATCCACCGGGTGACGCTCAACCTGTGCTACGACCGGCTGCGCCGGCGCCGCGAATGGGTGACCGACGATGTGCCGGACGTGGCCGACCCGGCGCCGCTTCCCGACGCCCATCCGCGGGAAGACGCGTTTCGCGTCGAGCAGGCCCTGCAGGCGATCGCGCCGCGCCAGCGCGAGGCGATCGTCCTGGTCTACTATCAGGAGATGTCGAACATGGAGGCGGCCGCGACCCTGGAGATCAGCGTCGATGCCTTGGAAAGCCTGCTTTCGCGCGGCCGGCGGGCTTTGCAGATGATCCTGGCCAGGGATGGTGTCCATGACTGA
- a CDS encoding periplasmic heavy metal sensor, whose protein sequence is MSTGRNFLIASVVLNVFLAGALAGGAVWIRSGKPAQGYSLEAAGGRLPDQERMLFRKALREVRRESRDIILDGQQARREAADLLRQPVLDTAALSAALERARNADITVRTRLEQRIIEFAAAGSADERSVLAEGLTRRAGQQPSATPKKSP, encoded by the coding sequence ATGAGCACAGGCCGCAATTTCCTCATCGCGTCGGTGGTGCTGAATGTCTTCCTGGCCGGCGCGCTTGCCGGCGGAGCCGTCTGGATAAGAAGCGGCAAGCCGGCCCAGGGCTATTCGCTGGAAGCGGCCGGCGGCCGGCTTCCCGATCAGGAGCGCATGCTGTTCCGCAAGGCACTGCGTGAAGTCCGCCGCGAGTCGCGCGACATCATCCTCGACGGCCAGCAGGCGAGGCGCGAGGCGGCGGACCTGTTGCGGCAGCCCGTCCTCGACACCGCGGCTTTGTCGGCAGCACTGGAGCGCGCCCGCAATGCCGACATCACCGTGCGCACGCGGCTGGAGCAGCGCATCATCGAATTCGCGGCGGCAGGCTCCGCCGATGAGCGCAGCGTGCTGGCCGAAGGGCTGACAAGACGCGCCGGGCAGCAACCATCCGCCACGCCAAAAAAATCGCCGTAA
- a CDS encoding GCG_CRPN prefix-to-repeats domain-containing protein: MNQLRKYAITAALAVTGTVATVAASSAMPIVSLAQPAALVEHVAWGCGPGWHPNPWGRCVPNRVVVYPRYRYWHGPAYYGWHPHRHWHRWHRW; the protein is encoded by the coding sequence ATGAACCAACTGAGAAAATACGCCATCACCGCCGCCCTTGCCGTGACCGGAACGGTCGCGACGGTTGCGGCATCCTCGGCAATGCCAATTGTGTCGCTTGCCCAGCCAGCCGCGCTGGTCGAGCACGTCGCCTGGGGTTGCGGACCCGGCTGGCATCCCAATCCCTGGGGTCGCTGCGTCCCCAATCGCGTGGTGGTCTACCCGCGCTATCGCTACTGGCATGGACCGGCCTACTACGGCTGGCATCCGCACCGCCACTGGCACCGCTGGCATCGCTGGTAG
- a CDS encoding DUF1800 domain-containing protein, whose amino-acid sequence MAIPASNSPPDPVPDPVLVVFNRFGLGARPGDRDRIAGDPRGYLKAELRQPDIAMISLDDPAYPNLPGSTSAIQASMAANFQRKLDRERMAAAVGQPATANAQNMPAQNMRAQTTPAPIMPAPPVPPPAAPTKPVPPVEATLFRAEAQARFDKALRAQGGFVERLVYFWSNHFCVSVAKDNIVRASAGAFEREAIRPFVLGRFADMLMAVERHPAMLFYLDNQQSIGPDSRAGKNRKRGLNENLARETLELHTLGVGSGYTQADVTSFARILTGWTMAGREGRLGEPGSSVFNANAHEPGDAVLLGKTYPAGGMGQAEAALDDIARHPATARHIATKFARHFISDDPPAAAVARLAKVFAKSDGNLRALAAALIDMPEAWSTPLAKMRSPVDYVAAIRRAAGPGPNDPGQSLAWLNALGEPLWQPPGPNGFSDLTASWASAEGMKVRLDIAWQAARQARDIGNPSDMLDAVIGPSASPETRQAVARAESKQQGLALLMMASEFQRR is encoded by the coding sequence TTGGCTATCCCGGCCTCCAATTCCCCGCCAGATCCAGTCCCAGATCCAGTCCTCGTCGTGTTCAACCGTTTCGGGCTAGGGGCAAGGCCCGGCGACCGCGACAGGATTGCCGGCGACCCGCGCGGCTACCTGAAGGCGGAACTGCGGCAGCCCGACATCGCCATGATTTCACTTGACGATCCAGCCTATCCGAACCTGCCGGGCAGCACGTCAGCCATCCAGGCCAGCATGGCGGCAAATTTCCAGCGCAAGCTCGACCGCGAGCGTATGGCTGCCGCCGTGGGGCAACCGGCGACGGCGAACGCCCAAAACATGCCGGCCCAGAACATGCGCGCCCAGACCACGCCGGCTCCGATTATGCCTGCCCCACCCGTACCGCCTCCCGCAGCTCCGACCAAACCCGTACCGCCGGTCGAGGCCACGCTGTTTCGGGCCGAAGCACAGGCGCGCTTCGACAAGGCGCTGCGGGCGCAAGGCGGCTTTGTCGAACGCCTGGTCTATTTCTGGTCGAACCATTTCTGTGTCTCCGTGGCGAAAGACAACATCGTGCGGGCGAGCGCCGGTGCCTTCGAACGGGAAGCGATCAGGCCCTTCGTGCTCGGCCGCTTCGCCGACATGCTGATGGCGGTGGAGCGGCATCCGGCGATGCTGTTCTATCTCGACAACCAGCAATCGATCGGCCCGGACTCCCGTGCCGGCAAGAACCGAAAGCGCGGCCTCAACGAGAACCTCGCCCGTGAAACCCTGGAACTGCATACGCTCGGCGTCGGCAGCGGCTATACCCAAGCCGACGTCACCAGCTTCGCCCGCATCCTGACCGGCTGGACGATGGCCGGACGGGAAGGACGGCTGGGCGAACCCGGCAGTTCCGTCTTCAATGCCAATGCGCATGAGCCGGGCGACGCGGTGCTGCTCGGCAAGACCTATCCGGCCGGCGGCATGGGCCAGGCCGAGGCCGCGCTCGACGATATCGCCCGCCATCCGGCGACGGCACGGCACATCGCCACGAAGTTCGCCCGCCATTTCATATCGGACGACCCGCCAGCGGCGGCGGTCGCGCGCCTCGCCAAGGTTTTCGCCAAGAGCGACGGCAATCTCAGGGCGTTGGCGGCGGCGCTCATCGACATGCCGGAGGCCTGGTCGACGCCATTGGCCAAGATGCGCTCGCCAGTCGACTATGTCGCCGCCATCCGAAGAGCGGCCGGCCCGGGTCCGAACGATCCCGGCCAGTCGCTCGCCTGGCTCAACGCGCTGGGCGAGCCGCTCTGGCAGCCGCCGGGACCGAATGGGTTTTCCGACCTGACCGCCAGCTGGGCGTCGGCGGAAGGCATGAAGGTCCGCCTCGATATCGCCTGGCAGGCGGCCCGGCAGGCCAGAGATATCGGCAATCCCAGCGACATGCTCGACGCCGTCATCGGTCCCTCCGCGTCACCGGAGACGCGGCAAGCGGTGGCCCGCGCCGAGTCCAAGCAACAAGGCCTGGCGCTGCTCATGATGGCGTCGGAATTCCAGCGACGATAG